In one window of Synechococcus sp. M16CYN DNA:
- a CDS encoding capsular polysaccharide biosynthesis protein — MPELAAARLGVPARGMLVHQTLPMLLAPAQLVSGRRRDIDALLAWGRRPSARQVERLGRTRGIPIWHLEDGFLRSLEKGRDHPPLGLLVDDMGVHFDATAPSRLERLIVTPLTQGQFRRARQVQTLWCEQRLSKINPSRDSPIPKSRFVLVIDQSAGDCSIPFGLANQESFRQMLQVALADHPACTVVVRLHPDVIRGRARGHFTPQDLAHPRILLSMDSLHPAGLLQQAEAVYVVTSQMGFESLLWGRTVHCFGMPFYAGWGLTHDRILPPKRRQTGIALEALVHAALIAYPRCIDPHQHQPCSIEVLIQAIGLQRRIRSTAPRQVQAFGFTPWKQRSLQRFMAGSCVRFPMPWHTLGRQVDAVAVWGRRGRRRVIQAADQRRLPILRVEDGFLRSVGLGADLIDPISWVVDGSGAYYDATKPSDLEILLSFGEWTNHQRERAARLRQRLVSAAITKYNLSEAHWRRPHTAERVVLVVGQVESDASIRFGAPGLHTNLELLQAVRATEPKAHLVYKPHPDVVAGLCQAGKGEKVVARYCDEVLTSGSIHQILMQIDSMHVLTSLTGFEALLRGVKVHCWGLPFYAGWGLTYDQKVCSRRGRSLHLDALVHAVLIDYPRYISRHSGWFITPEQAIEELITWRDSPKQRRTPIQALFRHWGRLRHR, encoded by the coding sequence ATGCCTGAGCTTGCTGCTGCGCGACTTGGTGTGCCAGCCAGGGGCATGCTTGTGCATCAGACGTTACCGATGCTGCTGGCGCCAGCCCAGCTCGTGTCAGGTCGTCGCCGTGATATCGACGCTTTATTGGCCTGGGGACGTCGTCCCAGTGCTCGTCAGGTTGAACGGCTCGGCAGAACCCGTGGGATTCCAATCTGGCATCTAGAGGATGGTTTCCTGCGTTCGCTCGAGAAAGGACGAGACCATCCGCCTCTTGGTCTCCTTGTGGATGACATGGGGGTTCATTTTGATGCGACAGCACCTAGTCGTCTCGAGCGGCTCATTGTGACCCCGCTGACCCAAGGACAATTCCGACGGGCGCGCCAAGTACAAACGCTCTGGTGTGAGCAACGCCTCAGCAAAATCAACCCTTCGCGTGATTCACCAATTCCTAAGAGTCGCTTTGTGTTGGTGATAGATCAATCTGCTGGTGATTGCTCTATTCCCTTTGGTCTAGCAAATCAAGAGAGTTTTCGCCAGATGCTGCAGGTTGCCTTGGCGGACCATCCGGCCTGCACCGTTGTTGTTAGGTTGCATCCGGACGTCATTCGTGGTCGGGCTCGGGGGCATTTTACTCCTCAGGATCTGGCTCATCCGCGGATCCTTCTCAGCATGGATAGTCTGCACCCTGCTGGGTTGTTACAGCAAGCCGAGGCGGTATACGTCGTCACCTCTCAAATGGGTTTTGAGTCATTGCTTTGGGGACGGACCGTGCACTGTTTTGGAATGCCTTTTTATGCAGGTTGGGGGCTGACCCATGATCGCATTCTACCGCCAAAGCGTCGTCAGACTGGAATTGCATTAGAGGCGTTGGTACATGCAGCGCTCATCGCTTATCCCCGTTGCATCGACCCTCATCAACATCAACCCTGTTCGATTGAGGTGCTAATACAAGCCATTGGTTTGCAGCGCCGGATACGATCCACTGCTCCTAGGCAAGTGCAAGCATTTGGATTTACACCCTGGAAACAGCGCAGTCTCCAGCGCTTTATGGCGGGCAGTTGCGTGCGATTTCCGATGCCGTGGCACACACTCGGCCGTCAGGTTGATGCAGTGGCAGTGTGGGGCCGTCGCGGTAGGCGGCGGGTAATACAAGCTGCCGATCAACGCCGGTTGCCAATCTTGCGGGTGGAAGATGGGTTTTTGCGTTCAGTAGGGCTGGGCGCTGATCTGATTGATCCGATCTCATGGGTGGTGGACGGCAGTGGTGCTTACTATGACGCTACTAAACCTAGTGATTTAGAGATATTGCTGTCCTTTGGTGAATGGACAAATCACCAGCGAGAGCGTGCAGCAAGACTTCGGCAGCGGCTTGTGAGTGCAGCAATCACCAAGTACAACCTCAGCGAGGCACACTGGAGACGACCACACACAGCAGAGCGGGTCGTGCTGGTGGTAGGTCAAGTGGAGAGTGATGCCTCGATTCGTTTTGGGGCTCCTGGCCTGCACACTAATCTTGAGCTGCTTCAAGCGGTGCGGGCCACTGAACCTAAGGCTCATCTCGTATACAAACCTCACCCAGATGTTGTGGCAGGTCTATGTCAAGCTGGAAAAGGGGAAAAGGTTGTGGCTCGTTATTGCGATGAAGTACTCACCTCAGGTTCGATTCATCAGATCTTGATGCAGATTGACTCTATGCATGTGCTGACTTCTCTCACCGGCTTTGAGGCGTTATTGAGGGGGGTGAAGGTGCATTGCTGGGGGTTGCCCTTCTATGCAGGCTGGGGGCTGACATATGATCAGAAGGTGTGCTCAAGGCGAGGACGTTCCCTCCATTTGGATGCTTTAGTGCACGCTGTTTTAATCGACTATCCTCGGTATATCAGTCGCCATAGCGGTTGGTTTATCACGCCTGAACAGGCCATTGAGGAATTGATTACTTGGAGAGATTCCCCGAAACAGCGCCGCACGCCGATTCAGGCACTATTTCGGCATTGGGGGCGGTTACGCCACCGTTAG
- a CDS encoding acylneuraminate cytidylyltransferase family protein, with protein sequence MVANVAALALIPARGGSKGIPAKNLQKVGGISLVARCIHAAQASDRVTRIVVSTDDQDIAAVSQATGVDFIKRPENIADDLASSESVLLHALEELVQYGPLEANLVLLQCTSPFTTGKQIDKVLTALDQSEFNSSFAVAPWHGFLWRVNGEGINHDPGVIRQRRQDLEPSYIETGAIYAMRTTNFRATGRRFCPPWKPVVIPDMSPEIDTPEDLALCQSLAFCLYS encoded by the coding sequence ATGGTGGCTAATGTTGCAGCCCTAGCCTTGATCCCCGCGCGCGGAGGATCCAAGGGCATCCCTGCAAAAAATCTTCAAAAGGTCGGCGGCATCTCTTTGGTGGCACGCTGCATTCACGCTGCTCAGGCTAGTGATCGCGTTACCCGTATTGTCGTAAGCACTGATGATCAAGATATAGCAGCGGTCTCCCAAGCGACTGGTGTTGACTTCATAAAGCGTCCGGAGAACATTGCTGATGACCTAGCTAGCTCTGAGTCAGTTTTATTGCATGCTCTTGAAGAGCTGGTGCAGTATGGTCCTTTAGAAGCTAATCTGGTTTTACTGCAATGCACTTCGCCCTTTACCACGGGAAAACAAATTGACAAGGTCTTGACAGCCCTTGATCAATCAGAATTCAACAGTAGTTTTGCTGTTGCCCCCTGGCACGGTTTCCTATGGCGAGTGAACGGAGAAGGGATCAATCACGATCCAGGCGTGATACGCCAGCGTCGTCAAGATTTGGAGCCAAGCTATATCGAAACTGGTGCAATTTACGCGATGCGGACTACAAACTTTCGTGCTACTGGAAGACGGTTCTGCCCTCCTTGGAAACCTGTAGTAATTCCGGATATGAGCCCAGAAATCGATACCCCAGAAGATCTAGCCCTTTGTCAAAGTCTTGCTTTTTGTTTGTACAGCTAA